From a single Shewanella denitrificans OS217 genomic region:
- a CDS encoding DUF3192 domain-containing protein: MKSKLIPIAMLTSLSLLMSGCVLNVGEHGSARNSDWEQQQQMNRDNIAKLSMGMDAQQVSLLMGTADFSEAFVTQASAQDAEQQVQVFFYRTQWSKGDGKTTKDECTPVVLRNNKLIGWGDAAYKMI; this comes from the coding sequence ATGAAATCAAAACTTATCCCAATAGCAATGTTAACCAGCCTAAGTCTATTAATGAGTGGTTGTGTGCTCAATGTAGGTGAGCATGGATCTGCCAGAAATAGTGATTGGGAACAGCAACAACAAATGAATCGTGACAATATTGCCAAACTTTCCATGGGAATGGACGCTCAACAAGTGTCATTACTCATGGGAACCGCCGATTTTAGTGAAGCGTTTGTGACTCAAGCCTCAGCCCAAGATGCAGAGCAGCAAGTTCAAGTGTTTTTCTATCGTACTCAATGGAGTAAAGGCGATGGCAAAACGACTAAAGATGAATGCACTCCCGTCGTTTTACGCAACAACAAGTTGATTGGTTGGGGTGATGCGGCTTATAAGATGATCTAA
- a CDS encoding DUF2789 domain-containing protein, with amino-acid sequence MDTTQNDLTHLFQQLGLGHQPKEIEDFINKNKIKHHVHLADATFWTPAQRNFIKEALNEDAQWSELVDQLDVLLRK; translated from the coding sequence ATGGACACGACACAGAACGATCTAACCCATTTATTTCAGCAACTAGGTTTAGGCCATCAACCTAAAGAAATAGAAGATTTTATTAATAAAAATAAAATTAAACACCATGTGCATCTGGCCGATGCCACATTTTGGACTCCAGCGCAGCGGAACTTCATTAAAGAAGCCTTGAATGAAGACGCCCAATGGTCAGAACTGGTGGACCAATTGGACGTCTTATTGCGGAAATAA
- a CDS encoding GNAT family N-acetyltransferase — METAPLEQYRAVYLTADDLRIAASIIYNAYQNDAYFLAILFSGDKVSYEQKLRAAIREELNELWQQEQPLIGWFDGDRLIGVACIITHQVPIGESRYWHWRFKMLLGTGWKSTQGLMQKETSIIEQLPSDQCGILQFIALAPSEQHKGHGGQLIEAVLSWCDEQPKLEGLGVFVSNDSHSHLFQQHGFINLTSMKIGDVDGDLLFYHGQLSE; from the coding sequence ATGGAAACTGCCCCGTTGGAACAATATCGCGCCGTGTATTTAACAGCTGATGATCTTAGGATTGCAGCCTCCATTATTTATAATGCCTACCAAAACGATGCCTATTTTTTGGCGATTCTTTTTTCAGGGGACAAAGTCAGCTACGAGCAAAAATTGCGCGCCGCCATTCGCGAAGAACTCAATGAATTATGGCAGCAAGAACAACCGCTAATAGGATGGTTTGACGGTGACAGACTCATAGGGGTTGCTTGTATCATCACTCACCAAGTCCCCATAGGAGAGAGTCGCTATTGGCATTGGCGGTTTAAGATGTTGCTAGGAACTGGCTGGAAGTCGACTCAAGGTTTGATGCAAAAAGAAACCTCTATCATAGAACAGTTGCCCAGTGATCAATGCGGTATACTGCAGTTTATTGCCTTAGCCCCGAGTGAGCAGCATAAAGGCCATGGCGGTCAATTGATTGAGGCTGTACTAAGTTGGTGTGACGAACAGCCCAAGTTAGAAGGACTCGGGGTATTTGTCAGTAACGACAGCCACAGTCACCTTTTTCAGCAACATGGATTCATTAACTTAACGTCGATGAAGATAGGGGATGTGGATGGTGACTTGCTCTTCTATCATGGCCAACTCAGTGAATAA
- the putP gene encoding sodium/proline symporter PutP has product MTIETPIFITFFGYLALMMAIGFWAFKKTDTVGDYILGGRKMGPAVTALSVGASDMSGWLLLGLPGAVYLGGLGESWIGFGLIFGAWLNWLFVAKRLRVYTELADNALTLPDFFENRFNDPKGVIRLLSAITILVFFTFYASSGMVGGAILFEKVFGLDYTTALLIGSFIIVSYTFVGGFFAVSWTDFFQGCLMLIALVFVPVVIFSEPEIQHNLSVIDPAMLNFISDETSLIGLISLLAWGLGYFGQPHILSRFMAIGQVSDLPLSRRIAMGWMALALIGSLATGIAGSLYFANSPIENAETVFIQLTHAVFNPWIGGLLIAAILSAIMSTIDSQLLVCSSVVTEDFYLKWLRPQASDKELILVGRFGVIAIALVAGVVALDPQSSVLGLVSYAWAGFGAAFGPVVLLSLFWQGYSRNGAIASILAGAITVVVWKQLSGGIFELYEILPGFALALIFGVVVSKISPPAPATTEGFKAFNASL; this is encoded by the coding sequence ATGACGATTGAAACGCCTATTTTTATTACCTTTTTTGGTTACCTCGCCCTGATGATGGCCATTGGTTTCTGGGCCTTTAAAAAAACTGACACTGTGGGAGATTATATTCTCGGTGGCCGTAAAATGGGACCGGCTGTGACTGCGCTTTCTGTGGGCGCATCTGACATGTCGGGTTGGCTGTTACTTGGTCTGCCTGGCGCCGTCTACCTTGGCGGACTTGGAGAGTCTTGGATAGGATTTGGACTTATATTTGGCGCTTGGCTCAATTGGCTGTTTGTGGCAAAACGCCTGCGGGTTTACACAGAACTTGCTGATAACGCACTGACGTTACCCGATTTTTTTGAAAATCGCTTCAATGATCCTAAGGGCGTGATCAGGTTATTATCCGCCATTACCATCTTGGTTTTTTTCACTTTTTACGCTTCCTCTGGCATGGTGGGCGGCGCCATCTTGTTTGAAAAAGTCTTTGGACTCGATTACACCACGGCCCTGCTCATTGGCTCTTTCATCATAGTGTCATACACCTTTGTGGGTGGTTTTTTTGCCGTAAGTTGGACCGACTTTTTCCAAGGCTGTTTAATGCTTATCGCCTTAGTGTTTGTGCCCGTGGTCATTTTTAGTGAACCTGAAATCCAGCACAATTTAAGCGTTATCGATCCTGCCATGCTCAATTTTATCAGCGATGAAACCAGCCTCATTGGCTTGATTTCCTTACTCGCTTGGGGGCTTGGCTATTTTGGTCAGCCACATATTTTGTCGCGGTTTATGGCCATAGGTCAGGTTTCCGACTTACCTTTATCTCGCCGTATCGCCATGGGTTGGATGGCCTTAGCCCTGATAGGCTCCCTAGCGACGGGTATTGCCGGCAGTCTGTATTTTGCCAATAGCCCCATCGAAAATGCCGAGACTGTGTTTATTCAGTTAACGCATGCTGTGTTTAATCCATGGATTGGTGGTCTACTTATCGCCGCTATTTTGTCAGCCATTATGAGTACCATAGATTCACAGCTGTTGGTTTGCTCCAGCGTAGTCACCGAAGATTTTTACTTAAAATGGCTTCGCCCGCAGGCAAGTGATAAAGAACTCATACTCGTGGGCCGCTTTGGCGTCATAGCCATCGCATTAGTTGCAGGGGTTGTGGCACTGGATCCACAAAGTAGTGTATTAGGCTTAGTGAGTTATGCGTGGGCCGGCTTTGGTGCCGCATTTGGACCTGTAGTACTCTTATCCCTGTTTTGGCAAGGTTACAGCCGTAATGGCGCCATCGCCAGCATACTCGCAGGCGCGATTACCGTAGTGGTATGGAAGCAGCTTTCAGGCGGAATATTTGAACTTTACGAAATTTTACCCGGTTTTGCCCTCGCCTTAATTTTCGGCGTGGTAGTCAGTAAAATCTCGCCACCAGCACCAGCGACAACGGAAGGGTTTAAAGCATTTAATGCATCACTTTAA
- a CDS encoding DUF3379 domain-containing protein, whose amino-acid sequence MDDLEFRRHAYGEPSSQAEDFIQHINLHPKDAALVKELNDLDAKLTQALKIDVSDDLADKILLRQHITQHQAQRKSTGYLVAMAASIAFVVGISFSLLQLTPVNLSENALAHVYHEPRALSMDQNLAFEDVNFKLAGLTGMHNAKFVGQPGKIYFTTYCDFQGVQGLHLVMQGAHGKVTVFIVPIENRMVMEEVFADNKYQGLGFQAAGSYMLLVGEQAQDLNQVKSDIENTFI is encoded by the coding sequence ATGGATGATCTAGAGTTTCGTCGCCATGCCTATGGCGAACCTAGCAGTCAAGCTGAAGATTTTATCCAGCATATTAACCTTCATCCCAAGGATGCGGCGCTAGTGAAAGAATTAAACGACTTAGATGCCAAGCTAACCCAGGCACTAAAAATCGATGTGAGTGATGATCTCGCCGACAAGATCCTATTGCGCCAGCACATCACTCAACATCAAGCCCAGCGCAAGAGCACAGGTTACTTAGTGGCTATGGCGGCTTCTATCGCCTTCGTGGTGGGGATTAGCTTTAGCTTATTGCAATTAACTCCTGTGAACTTATCTGAAAATGCCCTCGCTCACGTGTATCACGAACCAAGAGCACTGAGCATGGATCAAAATCTGGCCTTCGAGGATGTTAACTTTAAGCTAGCGGGGCTCACAGGCATGCATAATGCTAAGTTTGTTGGCCAACCCGGTAAGATTTACTTCACCACCTACTGTGATTTTCAAGGGGTGCAAGGCTTGCATCTCGTCATGCAAGGCGCCCACGGCAAAGTGACCGTCTTTATTGTGCCGATTGAGAATCGCATGGTGATGGAAGAGGTTTTCGCTGACAATAAATATCAAGGCCTCGGGTTCCAAGCGGCCGGCAGTTATATGCTGCTTGTGGGTGAACAAGCACAAGATCTTAACCAAGTTAAATCTGACATAGAGAACACTTTTATCTAA
- a CDS encoding sigma-70 family RNA polymerase sigma factor has protein sequence MFDSFRKKKSEPTVISDMLTKQRRYDSLVRALHTDLFRYAYWLCGNRHIAEDITQETFLRAWRSLDSLKDDKAAKAWLITILRRENARRFERKQFDYSDVEQDTLEDHLSSSTEDKTEQYWLRRQIGKLEMEYREPLLLQLIGGFSGDEIANLLELNRNTVMTRLFRARNQLKDALDAPDVRGQSNG, from the coding sequence ATGTTCGATAGCTTTCGAAAGAAAAAGTCTGAACCCACGGTCATATCTGACATGCTAACTAAACAACGACGTTACGATAGCCTCGTCAGGGCACTTCATACTGATTTATTCCGCTACGCCTACTGGCTGTGTGGTAATAGACACATAGCTGAAGATATCACTCAAGAAACCTTCTTACGGGCATGGCGCTCGCTGGATTCGCTTAAGGATGATAAAGCCGCCAAAGCCTGGCTTATCACCATTTTGCGCAGGGAAAATGCCCGCAGGTTCGAACGTAAGCAGTTTGATTATTCTGATGTGGAACAAGATACCCTCGAAGATCATTTGTCCTCCAGCACGGAAGACAAAACCGAGCAATATTGGCTACGACGTCAAATTGGTAAGCTTGAGATGGAGTATCGGGAACCACTCTTGCTGCAACTCATCGGTGGTTTTAGCGGTGATGAAATTGCTAACCTATTAGAGTTAAACAGAAATACTGTGATGACGCGCCTGTTTAGGGCTCGTAATCAATTAAAAGACGCATTAGATGCACCAGATGTAAGAGGTCAATCAAATGGATGA